The genomic DNA TGGTCAGTTTCTTATAATTGGTGGATATGTAGCTATTCCCGGAACAGCCACAGTAACTAATACCACACAACGAGTTGTTGCATTTATAGATCAGGCCGGAACAATCGAAACAAAAACTATATTTACGGGCGCGGCTGCAACAAATTTAAGATCAGCTGTTGCAGACGGAAGTAATGTATGGGTAGCATCATCAACAACCGTTTTTTATAATCCTAAAAATTCTGATTCAACAACAACTCCAACCTCTATTGTTACACAGAACAGTAGAGTTCTGAATATTTTCAATAATCAATTATATCTGAGTTCTGCTTCAGGCTCATTCAACGGAGTTAATACTTTAGGCACAGGTTTGCCCACTACCGCAGCAACACTTTCACTGCAAACAACCGGTGGATACACAACTAAATCTAATTACGGATATGTATTTTCTACGGATGGAAAAACCGTCTATGCTGCAGATGACGGCTCATTTGCAAATGGTGGGGGAATAAGAAAATATTCTTCACCAACTGCGTGGACTTCTCCATATACTTATAATTATACACTGAACAATTTTTCAGGAGGTGAAAGAGGTGTTATCGGAGATTTCTCCGGTGCAAATCCAATCCTTTATACTGTCAGACAAGATACATTGTTTACAGTTACAGATGCAGGTGACAGCACAGCTTCATTAACAATGCTTGCCACTGCGGGAACAAATTATGTTTTCAGAGGAATTGCATGGGCTCCTAATTTCATTGTACCCGTTGAACTTTCTTCATTTACTTCATCAGTAAACGGCAACAATGTATCACTTAGCTGGTCTACAGTTTATGAACAAAACAATTCAGGATTTGATGTTGAAAGAAAATCCACAAGTTCACTTTGGACAAAAATTGCTAACATTTCCGGTAACGGAACTTCAAACAGACCTCAAAGTTATTCATTCCAGGATAACAATTTATCGTCAGGAAAATACAGTTACAGACTGAAACAGATTGATTACAACGGAAACTTCAAATATTATGACTTATCAAATGAAGTTTCATTAGGTGTTCCATCGAAATTTGAATTATCACAAAATTTTCCAAATCCTTTCAACCCTGCAACAACAATAAATTATCAGCTGGCAAATGCAGATTTTGTTAGTCTGAAAGTTTACGATATAATGGGAAGGGAAATCGCAAACCTTGTGAACCAATCACAGCCGGCAGGATTTTACTCGGTAAAATTTGATGCTTCTTCTTTAACCAGCGGAATATATTTTTATGAAATCAGAACAAGTAATTTTTCTGAAGTGAAAAAGATGATGCTGAACAAATAAAATTTTATTAAAAAATTATTTTATAATTCAAAGCCCTGCAGGAATTTTCCTACAGGGCTTTTCTGATTCCATATTAATTTCCATATTAATATGTCTATTAAACTCAAATTAACTTATCATTTCAATCATCAACAATCCGGGTAATTATTAATTTAATTTGTTCAGAAAAATCAATTATAATCTTAGTAATCAATAATTTGTTTTGCATTAATACCTTTATTTTGCAGACATAAATGCGTAAATTTAACAATTAAATATTACTTCATTTGTTATCTCGCCTATTCCGTAATACCCTGATAACATCCGTTTTTTATATTACTGATTAATATTTACATTAACACCATTCATTAATTCAAATACATACTATGAGAAAATTTACTTCCAAAAGTCATTTGTTTCTACTAACAATCGGACTTACAATGCTTGTTTTATTAAGCGCAAATGTTAGTTTCGGACAATTATTTACAGAGCCATTTAATTATACAGCGAGTCCTACTAACGGATTATCCGCACAAAGTTCAGGTGCATGGATAAGATTAAATACAGGAGATTCGATATTGGTTGAAAGTGGAAATTTAACTTATACAGGTTTTCCCGCTTCGACAGGAAACAGAATAACATACGGAGGCGCCGGGTCAGAAAATTACAGAGTATTCACTAATCAGGCAACTGGAACGGTCTATGCATCATTTCTGCTTAAAGTAAATTCTGTATCTTCGCTTAATACAACGGGCGGCTATACTGTTGGTTTCGTTGAAAACGGTTCAACTACAAACTATGCAGCAACAGTTTGGCTTAGGAATAATGCAGCAGCCGGTACTACTCAATACAATATAGGTATCAATCCCAGAACAACGGCTGCCAATACAGCCTGGGTCGCAACACCATTAGATACAGGTACAACATACTTAATAGTTATGTCTTATCAGATTGTAGCAGGCACTACAAATGACATTGTAAAAATCTGGATAAATCCCGCTCTAGGCGGAAGTGAGCCGGCTGCAAATCAAACTGCAACCAATACACTTACGGATTTGAACGGAATTCAAAAAATATTGTTAAGACAAGATGCAGCAGCAACAACTCCGGTATTAGTAATGGATGAGATGAGAGTTGGTGTAGCATGGTCAGAAGTAACTCCTTCAGAAATAGTCGGAAGTGCAACAGTTACAACAGATTTAACTGGTTTTACAGGCGCATTCGGAGGAGTAGTTGTTGGAGGTTCATCTTCATCTTCAAGCTATACAGTTTCAGGAGCAAATTTAACGAGCGATATTTTAATTCATCCGCCAACAGGTTTTGAAATAAGGACTGGCGCAAATCCTTTTTCTACATCCGATATAACACTTACACAATCAGGCGGAATAGTAAATTCAACTACCATCGATGTAAGATTTACACCAACAGGCACAGGTTCAGTTTCAGGTAATGTTGTTAACTCTAGTACAGGTGCTCCAGATGCAAACGTTCCTGTAAGTGGTAATGGATTGTCTGCTCAGCCGACAGTACAGTCATCGAATGTAACTTTTGCATCAGTAGGTTCTAATTCATTTACTATTAATTTTAATGCAGGTAACGGAACGAACAGAATCGTCCTTGTGAAATCAGGCAGCGCAGTAGATGCAAATCCTGTAAACGGAGTATCATATACAGCTAATTCTGCGTTCGGTTCAGGCACACAGATAGGAACAGGAAATTATGTGGTTTATAACGGAACAGAAACAAGTGTTTCAGTTACGGGTCTTAGCGGTTCTACAACTTATTATGTTGCAGTACTGGAATTCAATGGTTCAGCAGGTTCGGAAAACTATTTTCTTACATCTCCTGCTACAAACAACCAACTTACACTTGAGCAAATTACTTCTGTGGTAATAAATAAATATCAGAATTCTACACCTGACGGAGTCGAATTATTAGTAATTCAGAATAATCTTGATATGAGAGGAATGATTATAAAAGATTTTTCAGGAAGTATGGCAACTGACGGGGGTGGAAAATTCCAGTTTACTACTAACACTTTATGGAGCAGCGTTCCGGCAGGGACTCTTATAGTTTTAAGAAACAATGCAACGGCAGCAGACTCAGTTGCGGATGATTATTTAGTGGATGTAGGTTTAACTAATACAAGCTTCTTTACAAATCTTGGAGGTACATTTGATATTGCGACAACAGAAGTAGTTATGATAAAAACTGCAGGTTCAGATCCTGCAGGTGTTAACGGATGTATTCACGCTCTTGCAGGAGGTACGGCAGGTACTTTCTTTACGTCTGCGCCAACACCGAAATTAATTGCGACAGGTACATCAGGAACAAATTTCTTTGTTTATGCTAATAACACAAACTCAGTATTAGCTGACTATAACGGAACAGATGCAACAGGCGGAGCAACGGGATTAACATTCGGTACAGGAAATAATGCTTCAAATACAGCATACATAAATTCATTACGAAACATTACGTATACTGCTGATGGGGTTATTCCTGCAGGTTCATACAGCAGCATTACCATTAACGGTTCAGGTATAGTCGTAACCTTAGGTGGAAACGTTACAATCGGAACTTTGACTCTGATTGATGGTTTTCTTGAGCTCGGTACAAATGATCTCACAGTTAATTCTACAGTAGGAGGAAACTCTTCAACTTATGTCAGAACTAACGGTACAGGAAAACTTAAAATTAATAATGTCGGAAATACATTCATAGCATTTCCAATAGGAAACACTTCTTATAATCAGGTTCTTATTAATAATGCTGGAACGGTTGACAATTTTTCAATTAATGTTCAAAATTCAATTGATAATCCAACAATTGATAACAATCAGGCAGTTCAACTTCAGTGGAATATTTCTGAAGACGTACCAGGCGGCTCAGATGCTACTTTAAATTTCAGATGGCCCGGGTCTGCTGAAGGTATTAATGTAAATCACTCTCTTTTAAAAATAGGTCACTTTACAGGTGGAAATTATGTAGAAGTCCCAAGTGATCCGATAGTTGATTTAGGCGGAATATATACGATTTCTTCAACCGGAGGTGTTACATCATTCTCTCCATTCATCATTGCAAATCAAGGTATTGCACCTGTTGAACTTTCATCTTTCACTTCAATC from Bacteroidota bacterium includes the following:
- a CDS encoding T9SS type A sorting domain-containing protein; protein product: MKKLLYIFLFLFGFTSLTHAALFTPGNIVVVRIGDGVASLTSAASKISLLEFTPLGSLVQTVDLPVTWSGANKPITTTGTSTSEGFIYLTSDGQFLIIGGYVAIPGTATVTNTTQRVVAFIDQAGTIETKTIFTGAAATNLRSAVADGSNVWVASSTTVFYNPKNSDSTTTPTSIVTQNSRVLNIFNNQLYLSSASGSFNGVNTLGTGLPTTAATLSLQTTGGYTTKSNYGYVFSTDGKTVYAADDGSFANGGGIRKYSSPTAWTSPYTYNYTLNNFSGGERGVIGDFSGANPILYTVRQDTLFTVTDAGDSTASLTMLATAGTNYVFRGIAWAPNFIVPVELSSFTSSVNGNNVSLSWSTVYEQNNSGFDVERKSTSSLWTKIANISGNGTSNRPQSYSFQDNNLSSGKYSYRLKQIDYNGNFKYYDLSNEVSLGVPSKFELSQNFPNPFNPATTINYQLANADFVSLKVYDIMGREIANLVNQSQPAGFYSVKFDASSLTSGIYFYEIRTSNFSEVKKMMLNK
- a CDS encoding T9SS type A sorting domain-containing protein, with the protein product MRKFTSKSHLFLLTIGLTMLVLLSANVSFGQLFTEPFNYTASPTNGLSAQSSGAWIRLNTGDSILVESGNLTYTGFPASTGNRITYGGAGSENYRVFTNQATGTVYASFLLKVNSVSSLNTTGGYTVGFVENGSTTNYAATVWLRNNAAAGTTQYNIGINPRTTAANTAWVATPLDTGTTYLIVMSYQIVAGTTNDIVKIWINPALGGSEPAANQTATNTLTDLNGIQKILLRQDAAATTPVLVMDEMRVGVAWSEVTPSEIVGSATVTTDLTGFTGAFGGVVVGGSSSSSSYTVSGANLTSDILIHPPTGFEIRTGANPFSTSDITLTQSGGIVNSTTIDVRFTPTGTGSVSGNVVNSSTGAPDANVPVSGNGLSAQPTVQSSNVTFASVGSNSFTINFNAGNGTNRIVLVKSGSAVDANPVNGVSYTANSAFGSGTQIGTGNYVVYNGTETSVSVTGLSGSTTYYVAVLEFNGSAGSENYFLTSPATNNQLTLEQITSVVINKYQNSTPDGVELLVIQNNLDMRGMIIKDFSGSMATDGGGKFQFTTNTLWSSVPAGTLIVLRNNATAADSVADDYLVDVGLTNTSFFTNLGGTFDIATTEVVMIKTAGSDPAGVNGCIHALAGGTAGTFFTSAPTPKLIATGTSGTNFFVYANNTNSVLADYNGTDATGGATGLTFGTGNNASNTAYINSLRNITYTADGVIPAGSYSSITINGSGIVVTLGGNVTIGTLTLIDGFLELGTNDLTVNSTVGGNSSTYVRTNGTGKLKINNVGNTFIAFPIGNTSYNQVLINNAGTVDNFSINVQNSIDNPTIDNNQAVQLQWNISEDVPGGSDATLNFRWPGSAEGINVNHSLLKIGHFTGGNYVEVPSDPIVDLGGIYTISSTGGVTSFSPFIIANQGIAPVELSSFTSIVTRNTVKLNWSTISEINNSGFDIERKSVTSDWTKVSNVNGNGTSNNVHTYTYDDRNLTTGKYNYRLKQIDFNGNYKYYQLTNEVEVGIPNKYDLSQNYPNPFNPSTTINYELPKSNFVSLKIYDMMGREVANLVNQTQDAGFYSIKFDASKLSSGIYFYKIQAADFSAVKKLMLVK